In the Fimbriiglobus ruber genome, GGCCGGTCACGTAGACCGATACGGCCAGTTCGCCGCCTTTGGGGAGGTCTTCCTGCAGCAACTTGTAATCCACCGCGCTGACCGGCACCTTGACGATCAACCGCGTCGGGTCGCCGACTGTGCAGATCGGCTTTTCTTTCACGTAGCCGCGGTCGAACAACTTCCCGATGTCATTTTGCTTCGGGAGCCCCATCACCACGCCGTCGCGCGGCGCCTTGACGGTGCCAATGCTGCGGATACGCTCTCGGATCTGGTCGACTTCCTTGGAGAACTTCTCGGCCTCCAGGCGGGCTTCCTCCGACTGGAACCGCGCTTTTTCGCGGTCCGCCGGCTCGCCGACGGACATCTGCTCGACGGACGCGAGCTGGATCGCCCGCTGCTCGTCACGTTTGGCCTCGGACAGTGCGAGCTGCTCTTGCATCTCGCGGCTGATGAAGTCCGCGATCGGCTGCCCCTTCTTGACCCGCTCGCCTTCCTCGAGGTGCCGCGAGAGGAGGGACGCGGGGTCCGCGAGCCCGACCGGGTCGCCGTGCTCGGGGTCCACGCTGACCAGGCCGACATCCCGGACCCGGCTGATCGGGAGCGGGAGGGCGAGAAACGCGGCCACCAGTCCGGCCAGGACGGCGACGGTGGCGTACACACGCTTGGATTTCATGTCCGGCAATCGCCCCCGTTGGCGCAGGTTTTTGATGACTTTGTACGCGGGCCAGATGAACATCGACGCGAGCGACACGAGCGCGAGCATCTGGCTGAGGATTTTCAGTTTCGGCCCGAGGAAGTCCGACAGGAACCAGATTACGCTGAACGTGACCACCCACCGGTAGATGTAGCTGCCGATCGCGTACGACACGAACAGCAACTTCCGGCCGGGGGCCATGTACGGCTCCGGCGGGACTTCGATCCCGAGGCACTTTTCCAGGAACAGGTTCGTGATGAACCGGTTGGCCCGGTCCCGCAGGTTCGGGATCTCGAGCCAGTCCGCCATCATGTAGTAGCCGTCGAACCGCATGAGCGGGTTCGCGTTGAACACGACCGTACTGACCGAGCAGAGCACCATCACCGCCATCGCGATGTTGTTGACCACCGGCAGGTGCGGGGTGTACCACCAGACGAACGTCGCGATCGCGGCGATCACCAACTCGACGTAGATCCCGGCGAAGCTGATGATGATCCGCTTCCACTTGTCCGCCACGGTCCACGCGTCGGTCACGTTCGCGTAGAGGGCGGGCGAGAGGCACATGAGCAAGACGCCCATCTCGTGGCACTCGCCCTTGAACGCCTTACAACTCAACCCGTGCCCGAACTCGTGAATGACCTTCACGACCCCGAGGCTGAGCCACATGTACAGGACCGTGTTGATCGCGAAGAATTCCTGGTACCGCGGCATCTTGTCGTAAAAGGCCTGGAAGTGGACCAGAACCTGTAAGACGGCCGCCAGCATCAGGCCCACGCTGAGCGCGAAGAACCAGTAGGTGAAGATCCACCACAGGTACCCGTACATCCACCCCAGGAGGCGGTCCGGGTCGAAGACCGGGATCTTCCAGTAGAGGATGTTCGTGACCGCGGCCAGGCGGCGGAGGCGGCGCTGCTTGGCGCGGCGCTGGAACAGGTGCTTCCCGGCGCCGCCGGTCTCGTGCTGGACCAGGCCGGCCGTCACGAGCTGCCGGGCGAAGCCTTCGAGGTCCTGGAATTCCAGCCGGTGCGGGCGGAACTCGTCCTCGAACCGCTTCCGGACGTCCTCCATCGTGTGGCCGCCGTCGAACAAGTGGAAGACGAAGTATTCCTGCTTGTTGAACCGGTAGTACCGCAGGCAGACGGGATCCTTGACGACGTGGAAGACTTTCCCTTCGTACCGCTGCTCGGTGATCTGGAGGTCCGGCCGGACGCGGAGCCGCACCTGCTTCCGCCGCTCGGCCGGGTTGTCGAGAAGTCCGCTTTCCATCAGAACGCTCTCGGGTGAGATGTGCGGAAAACCACAGTGGGCCGGGCGCAGAGCCCCGGCCCACGAGGTCACGAGAAGACGTCTCGCGGCTACTTCGCCCCGGGGGCGGGCGGTGCGGCGGTGGGCGGGATGACGAGGCCGCCGGTCGGCCCCTTCAGCGGTTCGGCGGCGGGGGGGGCGGACGCGATCGGAGCGAGCGCAGCCGGCGGAGTGGTCACGAGGCCCGTGATCGCGACCGCGGGAACCACCGGGCCCACGTCCTCGGGTCCGGCCCCCGCGGGGCGGACGTTCGAGACCTGGGGCTTGGCGCCTGCGCCCCCGGCCGGCGCCGGAGCGGCGGGTGGGACCGCCGCAGCTGCGGCGGGGTTGATGATGATCGTGGCCAAACTGCGGTCTTGCAGCCCGTCGCCGAACTTGTCGATCGGGTTCTGCATTTCGACCCGGACCTGGACGGACTTCGAGTCGGCCGAGTTGATCGCCACAATTTGACCGGCGATCTGCTTGCCACTCTCGTCCTTGCTGGGGATGGCCCAGAAGTAGACCCCGCCCTCGTGCGTGCCGACGACGATGAATTGCTTTTCCGCGTCCGGCGAGAAGGCGGCGCAGTTGACGCCCGCCCCCTTCGGTGTGACCAGCCGGCGCCGTTCTGCCCCGCGGCCGCCCGCGGTCGGGGTTTCCCACAGGGTCATCTCGCCTTTCTGTTCGGTGTCCCCGCCGGCCGTCAGGATGAGCGAATCGTCGGGCGAGAACAGGGCCAGCGTCGAGAACCGGGCGCCGCCGCCATGGTTCTGGAGTGTGGCGATCGATTGTTCGTTCACCAGACTGACCACATCCAGGCGACTGGCGTCTTTATCGAACAACACCCGCGAACCGTCGGTCGAGACGCCAAGGACGTCGACGGAACCACCTCGGTGGTCGATAACAGCTTGCGAAGAGGCGCCGTCCGTCCCGAGCTTCCAGACGCGGATCGAGCGGTCCCGGGCGGCGGTCACGAGCGTGGCCTGCGGGGTGAACCGGACGTAAGTAACGCCGTCGCGGTGTTCTGATGGGAGGGCGTACAATTTCTTCTTCCCGGCGACGTCCCAAACGTACACGTCCCGCCCGGCGGCCGTGGCGAGGTACTTGCCGTCCGGGCTGAACGCGGCCGCGACGACGGCGCCGTCGTGAGCCCCTTCGAGTTCGATGGGCTTGGCCTGGGACAACTTGGCCGGGTCGGTCACGTCCCACAGGCGGACGCGGCCGTCTTCGCCCGCCGTCGCGACGAAGTGTTGCTTGGCCGTCGGGCTCTGCGTGCAGGCGACCGCGCGGATGGCGACCCCGGCGGCGTGCTGCAGGCGGTGCGACTGGCGGGTGCCGAACACGTCCCAGACGAGCGCGAGGCCGTCGCCGCCGCCGGACACGATCATCGGCCGGCCCTTGTGGGCGGTCACGGCGACGCTCGACACCTCGCCGCGGTGGAAGTTCGCCAGCGAGTTCGGGCCGACCGGGCGGGCCGGTTCGACCACGACCGGCATCCCCCGGCGGACGGTTGCCAGGTAGTAAATGTCCAGCTTTCCTTCGACGCGAACCCGGTCCGTCGCCTGGACTTCGAGGATCGTTTCCCCGGCCTTGGCGTACTCGCGCGGGGACTTCAGCAGCTTGACGACCCGCCCGTTGAACGGGGAGGTGATCCAGTACCGGCTCAGTTGGGCGCGGGCCGTCCGCAGTTCGCCGTCGGTCTTGGCCTTCTCTTTTTCGTTCGAGATGACTTCTGCCCGCAAGCGGGCGACCGTCGCTTCGAGACCGTAGATTTCAAACTGCGAGCCGGCTTTCGTTTCCTTCATCGTGTTCAGTTGCCGAACGTAGGCTTCGGCGGCGATCTTCTGTTCGACGACCGACCGATCGAGCTGCTTAATGACGTTTTCGCTCTGCTCGATCTGGAGGGCGACGAGCTGCTCGTCCAATCGGCCCAGTACCTGGTCTTTCTTGATGAGATCGTTTTCGCGGAGCCGGCGGTACGGCAGCTCTTTCTTGAAGTCGCGGGGATGGTACAGGATGTCCGGATCATTCGGGTCGAATTTCGCGTCCGGCGGTAGCGGTGTGGCGAGCAACTCGATCTGGCCATCAACCTGGGCCGGAATGGCCACACGGATGTCGCTCTGAACGACCGCAGACGTGATTACGATCGGCTCTTCCGCGGTGACCGCGTCCGGCACCTTCGGCGCCGGGGCCGGCGGGTACAAGGGGTTGCCGATCGGTGCCTGCTTGGCAGGGGCGGTTGACGAGGCGGCGGTTGACGAACCGGTCGGGTTACACCCAATCGTGGTCAGCGCGGTCGTCCCGCCGACAGCGGCGGCGGCGACCCAATGGCGGACGCGAATCATCGTATATTCTCCAGTAAAACGTACTCCCGCGCTCGACGCGCCGGGATGTGGACGGCATAGTGGGCCGCCGGAGGCCGCGGCGGTCCGCGGTCCGGTCGGTCGGGACGATATGGGTGCGGGCTAAAGTGCGCTCGTCAATCGTGCCGCTACGGTCTGCGACTCTTACTTTTAGAAGAAGAACACGACCTTCTCGTAGAACCATTCCCAGACGCCGTGGAACAGGGAGTATCCGAGCGGCTGGGGGCCGCAGCGGACGCGAGTCCGGGCCTCGACGCCGGCCTTGCGGAGTTCGAGCGGGATGCGACGGCCGTCTTCCTGGTCGACACGGACGTATGCCTGCACCACCGGCTCGGATTCGTTGTGGTCGTCCTTGTTCGGGACCGCTTCGGCGGCCAGGTCTTCCTGGTACAGCCGGCCGGGGTAGCTGGTGTCCGTTTCGCTGGCGAGCAGCACGTCCACGTCGAGGTACTTCTTGCCGTCCTTGTCTTTGTTATGCATTCCTTCGGTGGCGAGCGCGTGGGCGATGTGGCCGATGTTCCGTTGGGGGATCTTGAGTTCGACCCGCCACGGGCCGTCGACCATCCCGAGCCGCATCAACGGCTCGTTCGGCTTGACGGTCCGGCCTTTGAGCTGGTCCCGGTTGTCGCTGTTGAGAACGAGGTAATCACCGACCTGGAACGGGATCGACCGGTCCAGGTCGATCCGCGGAGCGAGGGCGTTGAACTCGCCCGGCTTGCCCGGGACCATGTTGTAAATTTCGGTCAATTGCTTGATGAACGCCCGCTGCGATTCTACAGTGGCGCTTTCCTTGGCGATTTCGCGACGAAGGTTCAACTCGTCATTGGCCGGAAGCGATTTCTGGGCAAGAACCGTCCTGTACCCATCAACTTTGCCCTGGGCGGCCATCAACTCGCCGGACGCCTTCATGTACTTTTCTTGGAACGTCGGGCTGAACAGGCTAATGAGTTTTGCGTTCGGTTTAACCCGGTCGCCAGGCTTGTAAAGGAAGTCGCGGACTTCGCCCTCGGTCGGGGCATACGCCTGAACCACGACTTGCGGCAGGAACTCGCCCTTGGCTTCCACCTTCAGCGGGTACGGCACCAGCACCATCACGGCAGCGAGGATGGCGACCGCGGCGACGCCCAGAGCGATGTAGAAGCGATTCTTGCCGCCCAGACCTTCTTGAATCTTGCCGAGCGGCCGCCAGATGAAGCCGAACGGCACCCGCTTCATTTCGGCGGCGTTGTAGAGCGCGCCGGCCGCGTGCTTGGTGACGAGGTCGAGCTTTTGGATCAGCGGTTCGATCTTTTCCGGCGGGTTGAAGCTTTCCATCAACAGCACGGACCGGGCAGGGCGCCCGTTGTCTTTTTCCCGGTCGTCCCGGACGGGGGTCACGACGAGTAGCTTCGGCTGGCTCTCGGACAGGTATTCGTCGAGCGCGTGGGAGACGTCCGGCGGGAGCCCTTCGTCTTTTTCGCCCTTGTAAACGAGCCGGTCTCCGAACTTGAGAACCGCGTCGAAAAGGTTCTTCATCCGGCGGACGTGCGTACTCGCCTTTTCAACGACGTCGGCCCCGGAGACGGCTTCGACAGTGACTTTCTTTCCGTGGCGAACGCCGACGCAGAGGCGGTCGCACTCGATGAGCCGGCGGCCTTCGTTGGCGACGTGGTACGCGACTTCGGTGGGGTTCAGGCTGGAGTGAACCTGCTTGGCGAACGCCTCGACCTGGGCGAAGACTTTCTCTAAACCAGCCGACTGGCGGGCGTTCGAGAACTGGTGGTATTGCGAGGCGTACCCGGCCATCTGCGTCGTGTACTGCAGAAAGGTCTGGTACATCCGCGGGTCGAGGGCCGGGTCGTGGAACAGCTCGAGCAGCCCGAACGGCTGCTTCTCCTGGTTCACGATCGGGGCGAAGAGCGTGTAGTAGTCGGTCAGGTTGGCCGCGGGGACAGACCCGGGCTCGGTGTTGGTCACCCCGGTCAGTCGGCCCTGGGGCTCGACCATGACCGGCCGGGCCGGTGTAGCCTGGAAGACCTGGCGGAGAATTTCGTTGTGGCACTGGCGGCCGCCGCGCTTCGCGTCGAGGCCGACCTTGTCGAGGTTGAGTTGGCAAGCGATCTGAAGGAAGCCTTGCGGGGTGCGCAGCCAGACGACGCCGGCCGGGGCGTCGATCGCGCCCATCGCGATGTTCAAAAACTTTTCGTAAAATTCGGTGGGGGCGAAGCTCGACCCCGCCAGTTTCGAGGCCTCCTCGAAGGCTGAGTCGATTTGGCGACTAAATTTGTTCTTCGCCGATTGTTCCGGTGCGTTTTCGATCTTACTCACGGTTCATCCTCGGCTGAAGCGAAATCGCCGTTAAAATCAATAAAATCGGATCTATCATACCCTTAGATAGTCATCCGACGCAAGCGCAGCCGGTCGATTTTGGGCCGGTTCGCCTTGGTACTACTATCGCGATCGTATGGATTCTACGGGCGCTTTTGGCATCACGCGAATAAAGTTTGCTTATTACCGGTAAATTTGGCCGCGCTTTCACACAGGTGAAGCCCAAGTTTTATGCACCTATTCGAGCGGCCCGGCACCATGATGCGGCCGATCGGGGCTGAAACTGTAGCCGAACTTCCACTTTTTTGATTCTCATGTCCGGTCGATACCACCCCATTAGATACAAACCGCCCCGTTCCCCAACAGGACGGTTGACCCTTTCCACGGGGGCAGAATAAACGGACCCGCCATTCGATCGGGGTCGAAAGGCGGGTGATTTTGGGTCTCACTTTCGTCCTGCTCTCGAAAAATGGAGACACGGTACGAACATCGGCTGGCCCGAGTTGTTACTCGTCAAAGCCGGTTTATTACGAACAGTGCTGGTTTTCCCACGCGAGGATTTGGTGCATGAGGTCCGGCGGTTCGATGCGGCAGGTGGGCAGTGGCCAGGCGAACCGTTCGACCGCGGCGAGTTGCACGGCGGTCGCGCGGGTCTTCGGTTCGCACCAGAGCAGCACGAACCGGGCGATCGCCTTGCCCCGGCGGCAGAGCCGGGACACGAGCGTTTGTGCGTCGTCGTCGGACCGGGCCGCGTCGGCCAGGAGTTCGGCCCAGTCGACCACCCATTCGACCAGCATCCGTGCCTCTTCATCCCCCAACCCGCGCGTCAGCGAGTCGTCCCGAACGATGCCCCGTATCAACGGATCCGTCGCGATCACCATGCCCCTCCCCCAACGGCCCGCGGTGCGACCGCGTCACCAGTTTCCACGATCGGCACACCCGATTCGCCGGACGTCCCCCACGTCCAACGCCGGTCGCCCGTACTCGCGTGTGATCGTCTGCTTCTCGTCTTTGCGTTGAGGCGGGGTATATCCTCCGCGCGCCGCCCACGCAAGCGCGAACCGGACGAAGTTGGGTGCCGGACGGCGATTCTTTCCCGACATCATTCGCCCACCGCGGTAAGGTCGCGGCGCAACCATCGTGATCGCCTACTCACCACCGCGCCCGCCGCGCGGTA is a window encoding:
- a CDS encoding site-2 protease family protein, with product MESGLLDNPAERRKQVRLRVRPDLQITEQRYEGKVFHVVKDPVCLRYYRFNKQEYFVFHLFDGGHTMEDVRKRFEDEFRPHRLEFQDLEGFARQLVTAGLVQHETGGAGKHLFQRRAKQRRLRRLAAVTNILYWKIPVFDPDRLLGWMYGYLWWIFTYWFFALSVGLMLAAVLQVLVHFQAFYDKMPRYQEFFAINTVLYMWLSLGVVKVIHEFGHGLSCKAFKGECHEMGVLLMCLSPALYANVTDAWTVADKWKRIIISFAGIYVELVIAAIATFVWWYTPHLPVVNNIAMAVMVLCSVSTVVFNANPLMRFDGYYMMADWLEIPNLRDRANRFITNLFLEKCLGIEVPPEPYMAPGRKLLFVSYAIGSYIYRWVVTFSVIWFLSDFLGPKLKILSQMLALVSLASMFIWPAYKVIKNLRQRGRLPDMKSKRVYATVAVLAGLVAAFLALPLPISRVRDVGLVSVDPEHGDPVGLADPASLLSRHLEEGERVKKGQPIADFISREMQEQLALSEAKRDEQRAIQLASVEQMSVGEPADREKARFQSEEARLEAEKFSKEVDQIRERIRSIGTVKAPRDGVVMGLPKQNDIGKLFDRGYVKEKPICTVGDPTRLIVKVPVSAVDYKLLQEDLPKGGELAVSVYVTGRTDHIFMGRLRKLPESDAKQVPYPLTQRGGGPLAVKQSGEGGQEVSPVAQVYLVEVELTDPTSSISSGALVHVKIHCNWRSGGWWVKRKLSEALDIGLY
- a CDS encoding HlyD family efflux transporter periplasmic adaptor subunit → MIRVRHWVAAAAVGGTTALTTIGCNPTGSSTAASSTAPAKQAPIGNPLYPPAPAPKVPDAVTAEEPIVITSAVVQSDIRVAIPAQVDGQIELLATPLPPDAKFDPNDPDILYHPRDFKKELPYRRLRENDLIKKDQVLGRLDEQLVALQIEQSENVIKQLDRSVVEQKIAAEAYVRQLNTMKETKAGSQFEIYGLEATVARLRAEVISNEKEKAKTDGELRTARAQLSRYWITSPFNGRVVKLLKSPREYAKAGETILEVQATDRVRVEGKLDIYYLATVRRGMPVVVEPARPVGPNSLANFHRGEVSSVAVTAHKGRPMIVSGGGDGLALVWDVFGTRQSHRLQHAAGVAIRAVACTQSPTAKQHFVATAGEDGRVRLWDVTDPAKLSQAKPIELEGAHDGAVVAAAFSPDGKYLATAAGRDVYVWDVAGKKKLYALPSEHRDGVTYVRFTPQATLVTAARDRSIRVWKLGTDGASSQAVIDHRGGSVDVLGVSTDGSRVLFDKDASRLDVVSLVNEQSIATLQNHGGGARFSTLALFSPDDSLILTAGGDTEQKGEMTLWETPTAGGRGAERRRLVTPKGAGVNCAAFSPDAEKQFIVVGTHEGGVYFWAIPSKDESGKQIAGQIVAINSADSKSVQVRVEMQNPIDKFGDGLQDRSLATIIINPAAAAAVPPAAPAPAGGAGAKPQVSNVRPAGAGPEDVGPVVPAVAITGLVTTPPAALAPIASAPPAAEPLKGPTGGLVIPPTAAPPAPGAK
- a CDS encoding efflux RND transporter periplasmic adaptor subunit; the protein is MSKIENAPEQSAKNKFSRQIDSAFEEASKLAGSSFAPTEFYEKFLNIAMGAIDAPAGVVWLRTPQGFLQIACQLNLDKVGLDAKRGGRQCHNEILRQVFQATPARPVMVEPQGRLTGVTNTEPGSVPAANLTDYYTLFAPIVNQEKQPFGLLELFHDPALDPRMYQTFLQYTTQMAGYASQYHQFSNARQSAGLEKVFAQVEAFAKQVHSSLNPTEVAYHVANEGRRLIECDRLCVGVRHGKKVTVEAVSGADVVEKASTHVRRMKNLFDAVLKFGDRLVYKGEKDEGLPPDVSHALDEYLSESQPKLLVVTPVRDDREKDNGRPARSVLLMESFNPPEKIEPLIQKLDLVTKHAAGALYNAAEMKRVPFGFIWRPLGKIQEGLGGKNRFYIALGVAAVAILAAVMVLVPYPLKVEAKGEFLPQVVVQAYAPTEGEVRDFLYKPGDRVKPNAKLISLFSPTFQEKYMKASGELMAAQGKVDGYRTVLAQKSLPANDELNLRREIAKESATVESQRAFIKQLTEIYNMVPGKPGEFNALAPRIDLDRSIPFQVGDYLVLNSDNRDQLKGRTVKPNEPLMRLGMVDGPWRVELKIPQRNIGHIAHALATEGMHNKDKDGKKYLDVDVLLASETDTSYPGRLYQEDLAAEAVPNKDDHNESEPVVQAYVRVDQEDGRRIPLELRKAGVEARTRVRCGPQPLGYSLFHGVWEWFYEKVVFFF